One window of Dechloromonas sp. ZY10 genomic DNA carries:
- a CDS encoding HD domain-containing phosphohydrolase, whose product MPAEPTCRLDPERFHRARIVALDDQPGNVRLLEVFLGEAGYRHLTGLTDPTRLLEVLDAEAVDLLLLDMRMPVLDGLSVLALLQDEIRLHGLQVIVLTAQTERETRLAALAQGARDYITKPFDSEELLCRIHNALEARFLYQDRASEAERLDAMVRERTAQLAETQFELVRCLARAGEFRDSDTGSHILRVSIGCRLLAEAAGLSAHEIELIRYASMMHDIGKIGVADRILHKPARLTPEEFEEIKTHCRYGVEIIGNHPADVTQMARSIALTHHERWDGQGYPQGLRGEEIPVAGRITAIIDVYDALTSSRPYKPAFPPAEALRIVSQGAGSQFDPALVTHFLAIHEQLRQLLEALAQDETPASGTG is encoded by the coding sequence ATGCCAGCTGAACCCACCTGCCGGCTCGACCCTGAGCGTTTCCATCGCGCCCGCATCGTGGCGCTTGATGACCAGCCGGGCAATGTGCGCCTGCTGGAGGTTTTCCTCGGCGAAGCCGGCTACCGCCATCTGACCGGCCTGACCGACCCTACCCGGCTGCTGGAAGTGCTCGATGCTGAAGCAGTCGACCTGCTGCTGCTCGACATGCGCATGCCGGTTTTGGATGGCCTCTCCGTGCTCGCCTTGCTGCAGGATGAAATTCGTCTGCACGGACTACAGGTCATCGTGCTGACCGCGCAAACCGAGCGGGAAACCCGCCTGGCCGCACTCGCCCAAGGCGCCCGTGACTACATCACCAAGCCCTTCGACAGCGAGGAATTGCTGTGCCGCATCCACAATGCACTGGAAGCCCGCTTTCTTTATCAAGACCGGGCCAGCGAGGCCGAACGGCTTGACGCGATGGTCCGCGAGCGAACTGCGCAACTTGCCGAAACCCAGTTCGAACTGGTGCGCTGTCTGGCTCGTGCCGGCGAATTTCGCGACAGCGATACCGGTTCGCATATTTTGCGGGTATCCATCGGCTGTCGCCTGCTGGCCGAGGCGGCCGGCCTCTCCGCGCATGAAATCGAACTGATCCGCTATGCCTCGATGATGCACGACATTGGCAAAATTGGCGTTGCCGACCGGATCTTGCACAAGCCGGCACGCCTGACGCCGGAGGAATTCGAGGAAATCAAGACCCACTGCCGGTATGGTGTCGAAATCATTGGCAACCATCCGGCCGACGTGACCCAGATGGCTCGCTCAATTGCCCTCACCCATCATGAACGCTGGGATGGGCAGGGTTACCCGCAAGGCTTGCGGGGTGAGGAGATTCCGGTTGCCGGCCGGATCACCGCGATCATCGACGTCTACGATGCGCTGACCTCCAGCCGCCCCTACAAGCCAGCCTTCCCTCCCGCAGAAGCATTGCGCATCGTCAGCCAGGGAGCGGGCAGCCAGTTTGATCCGGCCTTGGTCACGCATTTCCTGGCCATTCACGAGCAGTTGCGACAACTGCTCGAAGCGCTGGCGCAGGATGAAACACCGGCCAGCGG
- a CDS encoding ATP-binding protein yields MRNHEAPPGRGLSIVDSLGRRSTLIFTLLALLAGCAYYLLASQTADERASAAEINLAGRRRMLSQHIGLLASQLQRRPDRDDAEALARAAQEMAEIHQTLLEGTPDRRIRPLPQALQADLQAGDGAHAQIRRFIELSQELSRQPQDMTGQEKALSQLVELSRGPVLTAVDQLVGSYQRLSENKSDALRQQQWLVLIAALALLAYSALGVLRPLIIQVRRTLADLASSETALRQTMAENRLILDTTDEGLFGVDRHGRIRFINPAAAQMLGIQARELAGLDHHPSIIEQRDHCPICTALAQGSRQKIESSVFIRHRPGERSSFAVEYSVVPRPDGQGAVISFRDISARLAAEERVQRIRQRLVDAVEAMDDAFALFDADDRLSLYNLRFTEFFPLPGDSGPLGLSFAEFISTAARLGLYAQLPADLDAWLEERLAAHRTANGSIEIACADGRWLRATERRTREGGTVVIWSDVTHLKHALIAADRGSRAKSEFLSRMSHELRTPLNAILGFAQVLELGGGSSLKPDQQEYVGHILQGGRHLLSLINEVLDLSAIEAGKLSIDHQEVNLGDLCRECLSLISPLAANRDITLRQELPSDATVLADRKRLKQVLLNLLSNAIKYNRPAGEVRVEASSDGDWLRLEVHDTGQGISHTQAERVFQPFERLGREEIEGTGIGLAITRRLVELMGGEIGFDSQPGQGTCFWLRLPAACRTTVPTSGPRASSETAALPAGEPGQALISVGVDDHHLQLLELICRTLGQTRLLAFAEAAPALQAASHQACLAIIAAPPALASLQGVRDKAAGRPPLIALSAADTAPDAADLHHPLPLNPRLLARTLRELAHAS; encoded by the coding sequence ATGCGTAACCACGAAGCCCCACCCGGACGCGGCCTGTCGATCGTCGACAGCCTCGGGCGGCGCTCGACCCTGATTTTCACACTGCTCGCCCTGCTTGCCGGCTGCGCCTACTACCTGCTGGCCAGTCAGACTGCGGATGAACGTGCCAGCGCCGCAGAAATCAATCTGGCCGGACGACGGCGGATGCTGTCGCAGCACATTGGCCTGCTCGCCAGCCAATTGCAACGGCGGCCGGACCGCGACGATGCAGAGGCACTGGCCCGGGCCGCCCAGGAGATGGCGGAAATTCACCAGACACTGCTTGAAGGCACGCCCGACCGGCGCATCCGCCCCCTGCCGCAAGCCCTGCAGGCAGACCTGCAAGCAGGCGACGGCGCCCATGCGCAGATTCGCCGGTTCATCGAGTTGAGTCAGGAGCTCAGTCGCCAGCCGCAAGACATGACCGGGCAGGAAAAAGCGCTGAGCCAGCTGGTCGAACTCAGCCGGGGCCCAGTCCTGACTGCGGTTGACCAGCTGGTCGGCAGCTACCAGCGGCTCAGCGAGAACAAGAGCGATGCGCTACGCCAGCAACAATGGCTGGTGCTGATCGCCGCGCTCGCGTTGCTTGCTTACTCGGCACTCGGCGTACTGCGCCCGCTGATCATCCAGGTCCGGCGCACCCTGGCCGACCTTGCCTCATCGGAAACCGCCTTACGCCAGACCATGGCTGAAAACCGCCTGATCCTCGACACCACCGACGAAGGGCTGTTCGGCGTCGACCGCCACGGGCGGATTCGCTTCATCAATCCGGCGGCGGCACAAATGCTCGGCATCCAGGCCCGCGAACTGGCCGGACTCGACCACCACCCGTCGATCATCGAACAACGTGACCATTGCCCGATCTGCACCGCACTGGCGCAAGGCAGCCGACAAAAAATCGAAAGCAGCGTATTCATCCGGCACCGTCCCGGCGAACGCAGCAGTTTTGCCGTCGAGTACTCGGTCGTCCCGCGCCCGGACGGTCAGGGTGCGGTGATTTCCTTCCGCGACATCAGCGCCCGCCTCGCCGCAGAGGAACGCGTACAGCGCATCCGCCAGCGCCTGGTAGACGCCGTCGAGGCCATGGACGATGCCTTTGCCCTGTTCGACGCTGATGATCGGCTCAGTCTGTACAACCTGCGATTTACCGAATTTTTCCCCCTCCCCGGCGACAGCGGGCCGCTCGGCCTGAGTTTTGCCGAGTTCATTAGCACCGCCGCACGCCTGGGGCTGTACGCCCAACTGCCAGCCGACCTGGACGCCTGGCTGGAGGAGCGCCTGGCCGCCCACCGTACAGCCAATGGCTCGATTGAAATCGCCTGTGCCGATGGCCGCTGGCTGCGCGCTACCGAGCGCCGCACCCGCGAAGGCGGCACGGTGGTGATCTGGTCCGACGTCACCCATCTCAAGCACGCGCTGATTGCTGCCGACCGGGGCAGCCGGGCAAAGTCCGAATTCCTGTCGCGCATGAGCCATGAGTTGCGTACGCCGCTGAATGCGATTCTCGGCTTTGCACAGGTGCTCGAACTCGGCGGCGGCAGCAGCCTCAAGCCAGACCAGCAGGAATACGTCGGCCATATTCTGCAGGGGGGCCGCCACCTGCTCTCTTTGATCAACGAAGTTCTCGATCTGTCGGCCATCGAAGCCGGCAAACTCAGCATCGACCATCAAGAGGTCAACCTTGGCGACCTCTGCCGCGAGTGCCTGAGCCTGATTTCGCCGCTGGCGGCCAACCGCGACATCACTTTGCGGCAGGAACTGCCCTCCGACGCCACGGTTCTGGCCGATCGCAAGCGGCTCAAGCAGGTGCTGCTCAACCTGCTCTCCAATGCAATCAAGTACAACCGCCCGGCTGGCGAAGTGCGGGTCGAAGCCAGCAGCGATGGCGACTGGCTCCGCCTGGAAGTGCACGATACCGGCCAGGGCATCTCCCACACCCAAGCCGAACGGGTTTTTCAGCCGTTTGAACGGCTTGGCCGCGAAGAAATCGAAGGCACCGGGATTGGCCTGGCCATCACCCGTCGCCTGGTGGAATTGATGGGCGGCGAAATCGGTTTCGACAGCCAGCCCGGGCAAGGTACCTGCTTCTGGCTGCGGCTGCCTGCGGCCTGCCGGACCACCGTGCCGACCAGCGGGCCGCGCGCCAGCAGCGAAACAGCCGCGCTGCCGGCCGGGGAACCGGGCCAGGCCCTGATCAGCGTCGGCGTCGACGACCACCATCTGCAATTGCTGGAACTGATCTGCCGCACGCTAGGCCAAACCCGCCTGCTCGCCTTTGCCGAAGCCGCACCGGCATTACAGGCCGCCAGCCATCAAGCCTGCCTGGCGATCATCGCCGCGCCCCCGGCTTTAGCCAGCCTGCAAGGCGTGCGCGACAAGGCAGCAGGGCGACCGCCGCTGATTGCCCTGAGCGCCGCCGACACTGCACCGGATGCTGCCGACCTGCACCACCCCCTGCCCTTGAACCCGCGCCTGCTGGCGCGTACCCTGCGGGAGCTTGCCCATGCCAGCTGA
- a CDS encoding cytochrome c encodes MKSKLLLSLLAVAIAGSAVAQVKVEDAIKWRQSGYAVMAWNMGKLKGMLVDNPGSFNKDQAVAAANTIAALANSGMGALYVPGSDKGKGWVETRVKPELFTDGEGVKKVAMAFNKEANELAKVAAAGDAAAIKAQFGKVGETCKGCHDKFRKDEK; translated from the coding sequence ATGAAATCCAAACTGCTGCTGTCTTTGCTTGCCGTCGCTATCGCCGGTTCTGCTGTTGCCCAGGTCAAGGTCGAGGATGCCATCAAGTGGCGTCAGTCCGGTTATGCGGTGATGGCCTGGAACATGGGCAAACTCAAGGGCATGCTGGTCGATAACCCGGGCTCCTTCAACAAGGATCAGGCGGTGGCCGCAGCCAATACGATTGCCGCGCTGGCTAATTCCGGCATGGGGGCACTCTATGTGCCGGGTAGCGACAAGGGCAAGGGCTGGGTTGAGACCCGGGTCAAGCCGGAACTGTTCACCGATGGCGAAGGCGTCAAGAAGGTTGCCATGGCTTTCAACAAGGAAGCCAACGAACTGGCCAAGGTCGCCGCTGCCGGCGACGCCGCCGCGATCAAGGCGCAGTTTGGCAAGGTCGGCGAGACCTGCAAGGGCTGTCACGACAAATTCCGCAAGGATGAAAAGTAA
- a CDS encoding cytochrome b/b6 domain-containing protein, whose amino-acid sequence MKQQGIRVWDLPTRVFHWVLVVTVLVAVISGQVGGNWIDWHARCGLLAAGLVAFRLVWGVVGSSYARFAQFFPTPARVRAYLAGHWQGAGHNPLGACSVLALLGLLTVQIVSGLFANDDIAFTGPLYELVGKELSNRLTGMHHLFADLLLILVALHIAAILFYTHVKKQDLVKPMLTGRKQGGGGEPARGGGWGAFLFALLLALAVVYGASGAWLPAPPAVPPAASTPAW is encoded by the coding sequence ATGAAGCAACAAGGAATTCGTGTCTGGGATCTGCCGACGCGTGTGTTTCACTGGGTCTTGGTCGTGACCGTACTGGTGGCGGTGATTAGTGGTCAGGTCGGTGGCAACTGGATCGACTGGCACGCGCGTTGTGGCCTGCTGGCGGCAGGACTGGTGGCGTTTCGCCTGGTTTGGGGCGTGGTCGGTTCAAGCTATGCCCGCTTTGCCCAGTTTTTTCCCACTCCGGCACGGGTGCGGGCGTATCTGGCCGGACACTGGCAGGGCGCAGGGCATAATCCGCTCGGGGCCTGCTCGGTTTTGGCCTTGCTGGGCCTGTTGACCGTGCAAATCGTCAGTGGCCTCTTTGCCAATGACGATATTGCCTTCACCGGCCCGCTCTATGAACTGGTCGGCAAGGAGTTGAGCAATCGCCTGACGGGCATGCATCACCTGTTTGCCGATTTGCTGCTGATTCTGGTTGCGCTGCATATCGCCGCGATCCTGTTCTATACGCATGTGAAAAAGCAGGACCTGGTCAAGCCGATGCTGACCGGACGCAAGCAGGGCGGGGGCGGCGAACCGGCCCGTGGTGGTGGTTGGGGGGCTTTCCTGTTTGCTTTGTTGCTGGCACTGGCGGTCGTGTATGGCGCCAGCGGTGCCTGGCTTCCCGCCCCACCAGCGGTGCCACCCGCAGCAAGCACCCCGGCCTGGTAA
- the secF gene encoding protein translocase subunit SecF gives MEFFRIKNDIPFMRHALKFNLISLITFLLAVFFLLTKGLHLSVEFTGGTLIEVRYEQAADLEKIRGALGKAGFSDYAVQNFGSSQDVMIRLPLKAEQKADLIGDQVMAALAAEAPGGSKQRVEFVGPQVGKELAENGAMALLVVIVGIVIYLAFRFEWRFSVSAIIANLHDVIIILGFFAAFQWEFSLSVLAAVLAVLGYSVNESVVVFDRVRETFKNVRGLSTPQVLDHAITSTISRTIITHGCTQLMVLSMLVFGGETLYYFSLALTIGICFGIYSSVLVASPLVMWLGVSREQFIAKQKKAIEGMTDDGACV, from the coding sequence ATGGAATTTTTCCGGATCAAGAACGACATCCCCTTCATGCGCCATGCGCTGAAGTTCAACCTCATCTCGCTGATCACCTTCCTGCTCGCGGTCTTCTTCCTGCTGACCAAGGGTCTGCACCTGTCGGTCGAATTCACCGGCGGCACGCTGATCGAAGTCCGCTACGAGCAGGCCGCCGACCTGGAAAAGATCCGCGGCGCCCTGGGCAAGGCCGGCTTCAGTGACTATGCGGTGCAGAATTTCGGCTCATCGCAGGACGTGATGATCCGCCTGCCGCTGAAAGCCGAACAAAAGGCCGACCTGATCGGCGACCAGGTGATGGCCGCGCTGGCCGCCGAAGCCCCCGGCGGCAGCAAGCAGCGGGTCGAGTTCGTCGGCCCGCAGGTCGGCAAAGAACTCGCCGAGAACGGCGCGATGGCGCTGCTGGTGGTGATCGTGGGGATCGTCATCTACCTCGCCTTCCGCTTCGAATGGCGCTTTTCGGTGTCGGCGATCATCGCCAACCTGCACGACGTAATCATCATCCTCGGCTTCTTCGCCGCCTTCCAGTGGGAATTCTCGCTGTCGGTGCTGGCTGCGGTACTGGCCGTCCTCGGCTACTCGGTCAACGAATCGGTGGTGGTCTTCGACCGCGTCCGCGAGACCTTCAAGAACGTGCGCGGCCTCTCCACGCCGCAAGTCCTCGACCACGCGATCACCAGCACCATTTCGCGGACCATCATCACCCACGGCTGTACCCAGCTGATGGTCCTGTCGATGCTGGTCTTCGGCGGCGAGACGCTCTACTACTTCTCGTTGGCGCTGACCATCGGCATCTGCTTCGGGATCTACTCCTCGGTACTGGTCGCCAGCCCCCTGGTAATGTGGCTGGGTGTTTCGCGCGAACAGTTCATCGCCAAGCAGAAGAAGGCCATCGAAGGCATGACCGACGACGGCGCCTGCGTCTGA
- the secD gene encoding protein translocase subunit SecD, with protein MNRYPLWKYLTVAIALVLGFIYTLPNFFGESPAVQVSSAKATIKVDDKARARVEETLKGAGIGHDGIVLDGVGVKARFKDTDTQLKAKDLLEKTFNPDTTDPQYVVALNLLSASPQWLTGLHALPMYLGLDLRGGVHFLLQVDMKGALTKRLDATAGDLRTALRDKNIRHAGLSREGERLVVRFRDAETRDKARNAIADAQPDLQLGEQGEGSDLKLVGTLKPEAQKKIGEFALKQNITTLHNRINELGVAEPVIQQQGADRIVVQLPGVQDTAKAKDILGRTATLEIRMVDDAPGGLDAALAGNAPFGTEVYNERGGQPLLVKKQVVLTGDRLTDAQPGFDSQTHEPAVHLTLDSAGARIFKDITRENVGKRMAILLIEKGKGEVVTAPVIRTEIGGGRVQISGRMTTSEANDTALLLRAGSLAAPMDIVEERTIGPSLGAENIKKGFNSTLWGFAAIALFMIVYYRMFGLISGLALAANLLFLVALLSLLQATLTLPGIAAIALTLGMAIDANVLINERIREELRVGMPPQAAIAEGYERAFGTILDSNITTLIAGLALLLFGSGPVRGFAVVHCLGILTSIFSSIVVSRALVNLIYGRQKKLATVAIGQIWKPGTSATVNAEK; from the coding sequence ATGAATCGCTACCCCCTGTGGAAGTACCTCACCGTTGCCATTGCGCTGGTGCTGGGCTTCATCTACACCCTGCCCAATTTCTTTGGCGAATCGCCGGCCGTGCAGGTTTCGAGCGCCAAGGCCACGATCAAGGTCGACGACAAGGCGCGCGCCCGCGTTGAAGAAACGCTCAAGGGCGCCGGCATCGGCCACGACGGCATCGTTCTCGACGGCGTCGGCGTCAAGGCCCGCTTCAAGGACACCGACACCCAGTTGAAGGCCAAAGACTTGCTGGAAAAGACCTTCAATCCAGACACGACGGACCCGCAGTACGTCGTTGCGCTGAACCTGCTGTCGGCCTCGCCGCAATGGCTGACCGGTCTGCACGCGCTACCGATGTATCTCGGCCTCGACCTGCGCGGGGGGGTACACTTCCTGCTGCAAGTGGACATGAAAGGTGCGCTGACCAAGCGCCTCGACGCCACCGCCGGCGACCTGCGCACCGCGCTGCGCGACAAGAACATCCGCCACGCCGGCCTGTCGCGCGAAGGCGAGCGCCTGGTTGTCCGCTTCCGCGATGCGGAAACCCGCGACAAAGCCAGGAACGCCATTGCCGATGCGCAACCCGACCTGCAACTGGGCGAGCAGGGCGAAGGCAGCGACCTCAAACTGGTTGGGACGCTGAAGCCGGAAGCACAGAAAAAAATCGGCGAATTCGCGCTCAAGCAGAACATCACCACCCTGCACAACCGGATCAACGAACTCGGCGTTGCCGAGCCGGTGATCCAGCAGCAAGGCGCCGACCGCATCGTCGTTCAACTGCCGGGCGTACAGGACACGGCCAAGGCCAAGGACATCCTCGGCCGTACCGCAACGCTTGAAATCCGCATGGTCGACGATGCACCCGGCGGCCTCGACGCCGCGCTGGCCGGCAACGCGCCGTTCGGCACCGAGGTCTATAACGAACGCGGCGGCCAGCCGCTGCTGGTCAAGAAGCAGGTGGTGCTGACCGGCGACCGCCTGACCGACGCGCAACCCGGCTTCGACAGCCAGACCCACGAGCCGGCCGTGCATTTGACGCTGGACTCCGCCGGCGCCCGCATTTTCAAGGACATCACCCGTGAAAACGTCGGCAAGCGGATGGCCATCCTGCTGATCGAGAAGGGTAAGGGCGAAGTCGTCACCGCGCCGGTGATCCGTACCGAAATCGGTGGCGGCCGGGTCCAGATTTCTGGCCGCATGACCACCAGCGAAGCCAACGACACCGCGCTGCTGCTGCGTGCCGGTTCGCTCGCCGCGCCGATGGACATCGTTGAGGAACGCACCATCGGCCCGTCGCTCGGCGCCGAGAACATCAAGAAAGGCTTCAACTCGACGCTGTGGGGTTTTGCCGCGATTGCGCTGTTCATGATCGTCTATTACCGCATGTTCGGCCTGATCTCGGGCCTGGCGCTGGCCGCCAACCTGCTCTTTCTGGTCGCCCTGCTGTCGCTGCTGCAGGCCACGCTGACCCTGCCCGGCATCGCGGCCATTGCGCTGACGCTGGGCATGGCGATCGACGCCAACGTGCTGATCAATGAACGGATCCGCGAGGAACTCCGCGTCGGCATGCCGCCGCAGGCGGCCATCGCGGAAGGTTACGAGCGGGCTTTCGGGACCATTCTCGACTCCAACATCACCACCCTGATCGCCGGCCTGGCGCTGCTGCTGTTCGGTTCCGGCCCGGTGCGCGGCTTTGCCGTGGTGCATTGTCTCGGCATCCTGACCTCGATCTTCTCGTCCATCGTCGTCTCGCGCGCGCTGGTCAACCTGATCTACGGCCGCCAGAAGAAGCTGGCCACGGTCGCCATCGGGCAAATCTGGAAGCCGGGCACCTCTGCCACGGTCAACGCCGAAAAATAA
- the yajC gene encoding preprotein translocase subunit YajC translates to MISLAHAQTAGAAADPTGGLMQMLPMILMFVVLWFLMIRPQMKKAKEHKALLEALAKGDEIVTQGGLVGKIVKVGESYVTVEIAEGTEVVVQKPAVGLVLPKGTLKSL, encoded by the coding sequence ATGATTAGTCTCGCCCACGCCCAGACCGCAGGCGCTGCTGCCGACCCGACCGGCGGCCTGATGCAGATGCTGCCGATGATCCTGATGTTCGTCGTGCTGTGGTTCCTGATGATTCGTCCGCAAATGAAAAAAGCCAAGGAACACAAGGCTTTGCTCGAAGCCCTGGCCAAGGGTGACGAAATCGTGACCCAGGGCGGCCTGGTCGGCAAGATCGTCAAGGTCGGTGAATCCTACGTCACCGTCGAGATCGCCGAAGGCACCGAAGTGGTCGTACAAAAACCGGCCGTTGGCCTGGTCCTGCCCAAGGGCACGCTGAAGAGCCTGTAA
- a CDS encoding IclR family transcriptional regulator — protein sequence MMSLLDALATSPEPATLKQLATDTELHPSTAHRILAAMTQARFVERQDSGAYRLGIRLLELGNIVKSRINLREVALPYMQQLHEVIGEAINLGTRHDDDIVYLERTSSGRSLVRVVYLVGGRAPLHLTSLGKLFLAAEGPQKVRDYAKRTGLPGKTPHSLTSLEALEKELDKVRRHGIAYDDEEAELGLKCVAAPIHDDEGHIVAALSVSAPADRHDPDWAAQVRRTADAVSQALGYTGHKR from the coding sequence ATGATGTCGCTGCTCGATGCGCTCGCCACTTCGCCCGAGCCGGCAACGCTGAAGCAACTGGCGACCGACACCGAACTGCACCCCTCGACTGCGCACCGCATCCTCGCGGCGATGACTCAGGCGCGCTTTGTCGAGCGCCAGGATTCTGGCGCTTATCGCCTGGGCATTCGTCTGCTCGAACTGGGCAACATCGTCAAATCGCGGATCAACCTGCGTGAAGTCGCCCTGCCCTACATGCAGCAACTGCATGAAGTGATCGGCGAAGCGATCAACCTCGGCACCCGCCACGACGACGATATCGTTTATCTGGAGCGGACCTCGTCGGGCCGCTCGCTGGTTCGCGTCGTCTATCTGGTCGGCGGCCGCGCACCGCTGCACCTGACCTCGCTGGGCAAGCTGTTCCTCGCTGCCGAAGGCCCGCAGAAAGTGCGCGACTACGCCAAACGCACCGGCCTGCCCGGCAAGACGCCGCATTCGCTGACCTCGCTCGAAGCGCTGGAAAAGGAACTCGACAAAGTCCGCCGGCACGGCATCGCCTACGACGACGAGGAAGCCGAACTCGGCCTCAAGTGCGTCGCCGCGCCGATCCACGACGACGAAGGCCACATCGTCGCCGCCCTCTCGGTATCGGCCCCGGCCGACCGGCACGACCCCGACTGGGCGGCACAGGTCCGCCGTACCGCCGACGCCGTTTCACAAGCCCTGGGCTATACCGGCCACAAGCGCTGA
- a CDS encoding (Fe-S)-binding protein, giving the protein MTCLVDLMRPEVGFAALQLLERVGCTVVVPDGQTCCGQPAASAGQRAIAVALAKKAVAELEGYERVVVPSGSCAEHICNGYPQLLADEPAWAMRAQAVAGATRELSQFLAEHAPDFSPAGDFSGSVTYHDSCKGLRGLGIKQQPRELLARLPGLKLEEMPECEECCGFGGAFSVKYGEVSTRIVDRKCESIASVGADVVAGGDLGCLLNIEGRLRRRGDETTRVLHFAEILAGEVAK; this is encoded by the coding sequence GTGACCTGCCTCGTGGACCTGATGCGGCCCGAAGTCGGCTTTGCTGCGCTGCAGTTGCTGGAGCGCGTCGGCTGCACGGTGGTGGTCCCGGACGGCCAGACCTGCTGCGGCCAGCCGGCAGCAAGTGCTGGCCAGCGGGCGATCGCGGTCGCGTTGGCGAAGAAGGCCGTCGCCGAGCTGGAAGGCTACGAGCGCGTGGTGGTGCCGTCCGGCTCCTGTGCCGAACACATCTGCAACGGCTATCCGCAACTGCTTGCCGACGAGCCGGCCTGGGCAATGCGGGCGCAGGCGGTGGCCGGGGCAACCCGCGAGTTGAGCCAGTTTCTGGCTGAACATGCGCCCGATTTTTCGCCCGCAGGCGATTTTTCCGGCAGCGTCACTTACCACGACTCGTGCAAGGGGCTGCGCGGTCTCGGGATCAAGCAGCAGCCGCGCGAACTGCTCGCCCGCCTGCCCGGATTGAAGCTGGAAGAGATGCCTGAATGCGAAGAGTGCTGCGGGTTCGGCGGCGCCTTTTCGGTCAAGTACGGTGAAGTGTCGACGCGCATCGTCGACCGCAAGTGCGAATCGATTGCCAGCGTCGGTGCTGACGTAGTGGCTGGCGGCGATCTCGGCTGCCTGCTCAATATCGAGGGGCGCTTGCGGCGGCGTGGCGACGAAACCACCCGGGTGTTGCACTTTGCCGAGATTCTGGCGGGCGAGGTAGCCAAGTGA